A single Paenibacillus sp. FSL R5-0517 DNA region contains:
- a CDS encoding nuclease-related domain-containing protein gives MFKKILSLFKTQPELANPITASASALPSTTAIPPRMVRSKRKKKAEGDWTRPPEEPSTADQLMGLPSEYKVLNDLLITNPKSRSGYSQIDHVVIGPRAIFVIETRNLTTGEIRGGRREANWSVSSSRVKMYNPLMQHRAHVEAIHAHLGDYKRVRLVSMVTFTNRCRISVDPAVRYVNSDELIIYDHELVETIQRKTERLESEVPETVFQEKDIQAIHALLSSVNSTDPQIRSEHMEKAKGIK, from the coding sequence ATGTTCAAGAAAATCCTGTCTCTGTTCAAGACACAGCCAGAGCTTGCGAACCCGATTACAGCCTCCGCTTCAGCTTTACCATCGACGACAGCCATTCCTCCGCGTATGGTCCGCAGTAAACGCAAGAAAAAAGCGGAAGGGGACTGGACACGCCCGCCGGAGGAGCCTAGTACAGCAGATCAGCTGATGGGTCTTCCAAGTGAATATAAAGTGCTGAACGATCTACTTATTACCAATCCGAAGTCACGCTCTGGTTATTCGCAGATCGATCATGTTGTAATTGGACCTCGGGCCATCTTTGTAATCGAAACCCGAAATCTGACGACAGGTGAGATCCGCGGCGGAAGAAGAGAGGCCAATTGGTCGGTCAGCAGCAGCCGGGTCAAAATGTACAATCCACTCATGCAGCATCGTGCACATGTGGAAGCCATTCATGCACACCTCGGAGACTACAAAAGAGTGCGTCTCGTCTCCATGGTGACCTTCACGAACCGTTGCCGCATTAGTGTTGATCCTGCTGTAAGATATGTGAATTCGGATGAACTGATCATCTATGACCATGAATTGGTGGAGACAATTCAGCGCAAGACGGAACGACTTGAGTCTGAAGTTCCCGAGACTGTATTTCAAGAGAAGGATATTCAGGCGATTCACGCCCTTTTATCATCGGTGAACTCGACCGATCCTCAGATTCGGTCAGAACACATGGAGAAGGCCAAAGGAATTAAATAA
- a CDS encoding NAD(P)-dependent oxidoreductase, with amino-acid sequence MTNTTKAPGETKVGFIGTGVMGKSMAGHIQQAGYPLHVYTRTAAKAEALVKEGAVWHDTPGKLAAACDVIITMVGYPKDVEEIYLGEDGLVANAKPGSYLIDMTTSSPLLAARISEAAEAKGLHALDAPVSGGDIGAQNAKLSIMVGGSSAAFEAVRPLFEQMGSNIVLQGKAGAGQHTKMCNQIAIASGMMGVCEALAYAKTSGLDAETVLKSIATGAAGSWSLSNLGPRMIAGDYEPGFYVKHFIKDMGIALESAKEMGMNTPGLALAESLYQEIANNGLEEKGTQVLYIYYLQA; translated from the coding sequence ATGACAAATACAACGAAGGCACCTGGAGAGACGAAAGTTGGCTTTATTGGTACAGGCGTGATGGGGAAAAGCATGGCTGGGCACATCCAGCAAGCGGGATATCCGCTGCATGTGTACACGCGAACCGCTGCCAAGGCGGAAGCGTTAGTGAAAGAAGGCGCCGTATGGCATGATACACCAGGCAAACTGGCTGCCGCGTGTGATGTCATCATCACGATGGTGGGTTATCCCAAGGATGTGGAGGAGATCTATCTCGGTGAAGATGGTCTCGTAGCCAATGCTAAACCGGGGTCATATCTGATTGATATGACAACATCCAGTCCGCTTCTGGCGGCAAGAATCTCTGAAGCTGCGGAAGCCAAAGGACTGCATGCACTGGACGCGCCTGTATCGGGCGGCGATATCGGAGCGCAGAATGCCAAGCTGTCCATTATGGTTGGAGGAAGCTCGGCGGCCTTTGAAGCAGTGCGTCCGCTATTTGAGCAGATGGGCAGCAACATTGTGCTGCAAGGCAAGGCAGGAGCCGGGCAGCATACCAAAATGTGCAACCAGATTGCCATTGCCTCTGGCATGATGGGCGTATGCGAAGCACTCGCCTATGCCAAGACGTCTGGTCTGGACGCGGAGACCGTGCTGAAGAGCATTGCTACCGGGGCAGCCGGAAGCTGGTCACTCAGCAATCTCGGTCCGCGCATGATCGCAGGCGATTATGAGCCTGGATTCTATGTGAAACATTTTATCAAAGACATGGGTATTGCACTGGAGTCTGCAAAAGAGATGGGCATGAACACGCCTGGGCTGGCTCTGGCCGAATCCCTGTACCAGGAAATAGCGAATAATGGTCTGGAAGAGAAGGGGACACAGGTGCTCTACATCTATTATCTTCAGGCTTAA
- a CDS encoding spore germination protein, which translates to MSNPPKTTPTKPEPNTPFHMTEHNLTTFFAGSDDVIIDKHIFGDSQMKLIMCYCSGMVDTQAIYDIILPDLKRTYESTHFVRISDIEKNISLQWSTLDLNDPAYGTELMSLRVFEGHILICLPSLQAMWSLDISNIPTRTPEESTTEVSIRGARDGFIEPLAVNVALIRTRLRTNQLACNIELIGSRSATKVALMYIKNIANSELIDEVKHRLRTIQTERIMTANELEELLSPAKITLFPLTHYTGRPDFAAECLLNGRFILIVDGNPSAIIGPVNLFLLLKSPEDASFPFLPVNVGRMLRFIGLLVTIFLPGFYIALTSFHMDQIPFPLVATISVGRMGLPMESGIEMFLIMLLMELFREAGVRLPSAIGQTLTVVGGLIIGDSAIRAGMVSPLMIVVIAVTVVAGATIVNQVMTSSILILRFLCFVLGVTLGIYGFILSMILFLIYLTDLKSFGIPYLTPLTPLSFKQALSSLFKMPTGIGKRRPVYLETQKPRKEGNER; encoded by the coding sequence ATGTCGAATCCACCCAAAACAACACCAACAAAACCTGAACCGAATACACCTTTCCATATGACCGAACACAATCTGACAACCTTTTTTGCCGGGTCTGATGATGTCATCATCGATAAACATATATTTGGCGATTCGCAAATGAAGCTGATTATGTGCTATTGCAGCGGTATGGTCGATACTCAAGCCATCTATGATATCATTCTGCCAGATTTGAAAAGGACCTATGAATCAACTCATTTTGTTCGCATTTCTGACATCGAAAAAAATATCAGCCTCCAGTGGAGCACTCTTGATCTGAATGATCCGGCGTATGGGACTGAACTCATGTCCCTACGTGTATTTGAAGGACATATTCTCATCTGCCTCCCCTCTCTTCAAGCCATGTGGAGTCTAGACATTTCCAACATACCTACACGGACACCGGAAGAATCCACGACAGAAGTATCCATCCGTGGAGCGAGGGACGGTTTTATCGAACCTCTTGCAGTGAATGTCGCTTTGATTCGTACCAGACTGCGTACCAACCAATTAGCCTGCAATATCGAACTTATTGGCTCACGGTCAGCCACCAAGGTAGCATTGATGTATATCAAGAACATTGCCAATTCGGAATTAATTGATGAAGTCAAGCATCGTCTACGCACAATCCAAACAGAGCGTATCATGACGGCCAATGAACTTGAAGAGTTGTTATCACCTGCCAAGATCACCTTATTTCCGTTAACTCACTATACCGGCAGGCCAGACTTTGCAGCAGAATGCTTGCTCAATGGTCGCTTCATTCTTATTGTAGATGGTAATCCCAGTGCAATCATCGGACCCGTTAATCTGTTTCTGTTGCTCAAATCACCAGAAGATGCCAGCTTTCCTTTTTTACCTGTCAATGTAGGTCGCATGTTGAGGTTTATCGGTCTGTTGGTCACCATATTTTTGCCCGGATTTTATATTGCGTTAACCTCTTTTCATATGGATCAGATTCCTTTTCCACTCGTGGCAACAATATCTGTTGGACGGATGGGTTTGCCTATGGAATCGGGCATAGAAATGTTTCTAATCATGTTGCTGATGGAATTGTTCCGGGAAGCCGGGGTTCGTTTGCCAAGCGCCATCGGTCAGACCTTAACGGTCGTGGGTGGCTTGATTATCGGGGACTCAGCCATCCGTGCCGGTATGGTATCCCCGTTGATGATTGTCGTTATTGCAGTAACGGTGGTTGCTGGAGCAACCATTGTCAATCAAGTCATGACAAGTTCCATCCTGATTCTTCGTTTTCTATGTTTTGTCTTAGGGGTAACACTGGGCATCTACGGGTTCATTCTGTCAATGATTTTGTTTCTCATCTACCTGACTGATCTCAAGTCATTTGGCATCCCCTATCTGACGCCTTTAACCCCACTGAGTTTCAAACAAGCCCTCTCATCTTTATTCAAAATGCCAACGGGCATTGGCAAACGCAGACCTGTCTATTTGGAGACGCAGAAACCGCGCAAGGAAGGTAATGAACGATGA
- a CDS encoding ABC transporter ATP-binding protein produces MIKLLYYLKKYRVAAIAALVMMLIELAVELAQPYLISKIIDNGIQQGDLSVVWLWGGVLVGSAVVAFAAGIASSFFASHASLGFGYDLREKLYDKVQTFSYAVFNRFATSSLITRLTGDVTQVQDTVFMSLRFMTRVPLVVIGSMIMAVIVNPRLGLLLVVMVPVLLIVVVWMIKKAALLFRNVQRRLDAVNGVIQENLTGIRLIRVFVRMGHEIERFAGFSGKLMKGTISALRLTETTMPFMLLMMNVCIIAVLWFGRVDIASGNATVGEVVAVINYLLRTIGAMSALSWILVTFSRASASAQRLNEVFNTEDTSETEQNKAVSTTTPTAGSVQSSHFPQSVYSAKKQRTVQGAVEFRSVGFSYPNSEITVLDNITFTAKAGERIAIMGATGSGKSSLVQLIPRLYTEDQGKVRIDGTDATELDLSMLRGSIGYVPQEVVLFTGSIRENIAWGREDATLEEIVEAAKRAQIHETIENLPNGYDTLLGQRGVNLSGGQKQRLSIARALVRRPSILILDDSTSALDVATEGRLLDALEELSCTTFIITQKISSTTSADLILLLDDGQLIGQGKHEDLMESSGLYRRIHESQYGEGAQHVQSIH; encoded by the coding sequence ATGATCAAGCTGTTGTACTACTTGAAGAAATACCGAGTTGCCGCGATTGCAGCCCTGGTCATGATGTTAATTGAGCTTGCGGTGGAGCTGGCTCAGCCTTATCTGATCTCCAAGATCATTGATAATGGTATTCAGCAGGGAGACCTGTCTGTTGTCTGGTTATGGGGTGGTGTGCTGGTTGGCAGTGCTGTCGTGGCTTTTGCTGCCGGAATTGCCAGTTCGTTCTTTGCATCCCATGCGAGCCTGGGGTTTGGATACGATCTGCGGGAGAAGTTGTATGACAAAGTGCAAACGTTCTCTTATGCCGTCTTTAACCGGTTCGCGACATCGTCCCTGATTACCCGATTAACGGGAGATGTGACCCAGGTTCAGGACACGGTCTTCATGAGTCTGCGCTTCATGACACGTGTACCGCTGGTGGTCATTGGCAGCATGATTATGGCAGTGATCGTGAATCCGAGGTTGGGTTTGCTGCTGGTTGTCATGGTACCTGTACTGCTCATTGTTGTGGTGTGGATGATTAAAAAGGCAGCGCTGCTGTTCCGCAATGTGCAGCGCAGACTGGATGCCGTCAATGGAGTCATCCAGGAGAATCTGACAGGCATTCGGCTGATCCGTGTCTTCGTACGGATGGGCCATGAGATTGAACGCTTTGCCGGATTCAGCGGCAAGCTGATGAAAGGCACAATCTCCGCGCTGCGCCTGACGGAGACCACGATGCCGTTCATGCTGCTGATGATGAATGTCTGTATCATCGCCGTGTTATGGTTTGGACGAGTTGACATCGCCTCCGGTAATGCAACCGTAGGTGAAGTGGTTGCGGTCATTAACTATCTGCTTCGCACCATTGGTGCCATGTCTGCATTATCATGGATTCTGGTGACGTTCTCCAGAGCAAGCGCTTCGGCACAACGACTGAATGAAGTATTTAATACGGAGGATACGTCAGAGACTGAACAGAATAAGGCGGTATCAACGACTACACCAACTGCTGGATCTGTACAATCTTCGCATTTTCCGCAATCTGTATACTCAGCGAAGAAACAGCGCACTGTGCAGGGAGCGGTTGAATTCCGCAGCGTAGGTTTCAGTTATCCGAATAGTGAAATTACAGTGCTGGACAACATCACATTCACCGCAAAAGCGGGGGAACGTATTGCCATTATGGGAGCAACAGGCTCAGGCAAATCTTCACTGGTGCAGCTTATTCCACGGTTATACACGGAGGATCAAGGTAAGGTCCGGATTGATGGTACGGATGCAACAGAACTGGATCTGTCCATGCTGCGTGGTTCGATTGGTTATGTGCCTCAGGAGGTTGTGCTGTTTACCGGTTCCATACGGGAGAATATAGCCTGGGGCCGAGAAGATGCCACATTGGAAGAGATCGTGGAAGCCGCCAAGCGCGCCCAGATTCACGAAACAATTGAGAATTTACCCAACGGTTATGATACCTTGCTGGGTCAACGGGGCGTCAATCTCTCCGGTGGTCAGAAGCAGCGTCTTTCCATTGCGCGAGCACTGGTTCGCCGACCAAGTATTCTGATTCTGGACGATAGCACGAGCGCACTGGACGTGGCGACAGAAGGCAGACTGCTGGATGCACTGGAAGAATTGTCGTGTACGACGTTTATCATCACCCAGAAGATCAGTTCAACGACATCTGCGGATCTGATTCTGCTGCTGGATGATGGACAACTCATTGGACAGGGAAAACATGAAGACCTGATGGAATCATCAGGGCTGTATCGTCGAATTCATGAATCACAATACGGGGAGGGTGCACAGCATGTTCAAAGCATTCATTGA
- a CDS encoding Ger(x)C family spore germination protein has translation MNRLLRRCVLGLLSLSLVLMTTGCWSAYEIQQVDYAKAIGIDFKDGMYHIYVQTLDFSSIAKSESSSKTAEAPPIWVGHAEGKTMSLAMNELWRASQLHIAWGHVTAIVLADGVLNNKHIKDVFDMLGRFPEARYTTWVYGTREPLLDILSTASIYNLSPLDSILHNPLPSYMENSLFAPVLSFELIATHNDPATTTYLPVISLNKELWLQNKKEHDLFLIEGAFFERTGKNFEFMSHNDLPGYHWLVKGMRRAPLLIQKDNVIYGALSVGLPTIKIKPIIHGDHVTFSIDAKYLTALYEYLVPMPYDEMTRVSEDKLKEQIMETYRHGLERGVDVFGLQEKLYRKDPKLWHKLSGDGEKLILSEDSIEELNIHLTIPYTGKYKRKV, from the coding sequence ATGAACAGACTGTTGCGTCGCTGTGTGCTAGGATTGTTGAGTCTTTCCCTAGTCCTCATGACGACCGGATGCTGGAGTGCATACGAAATTCAGCAGGTAGACTATGCAAAGGCGATCGGTATCGATTTCAAAGACGGTATGTATCACATTTATGTACAGACCCTGGACTTTTCGAGTATAGCCAAGAGTGAGAGCTCCAGCAAAACTGCGGAAGCACCTCCGATCTGGGTTGGTCATGCTGAAGGGAAGACAATGAGTCTCGCGATGAACGAATTATGGCGTGCCTCACAATTACACATTGCCTGGGGACATGTGACCGCGATTGTACTTGCAGACGGAGTGTTGAATAACAAACACATCAAGGATGTGTTTGACATGCTCGGGCGCTTCCCCGAAGCCCGTTATACCACCTGGGTATATGGTACACGTGAACCTTTACTGGATATTTTGAGCACAGCATCCATCTACAATCTTTCACCGCTGGATAGCATCCTCCACAATCCTTTGCCCAGTTACATGGAAAACTCTTTATTTGCACCCGTTCTCAGCTTCGAATTGATTGCAACGCACAATGATCCAGCAACTACGACGTATCTACCAGTCATTTCTTTGAATAAGGAACTCTGGCTCCAAAATAAAAAAGAACATGATCTGTTCCTGATCGAAGGAGCCTTTTTCGAGAGGACGGGAAAGAATTTTGAGTTCATGTCACACAATGATCTACCGGGTTACCACTGGCTGGTCAAAGGCATGCGCCGAGCACCCTTGCTGATCCAGAAGGACAATGTCATCTACGGTGCTCTCAGTGTTGGTCTGCCTACCATTAAAATTAAACCGATTATCCACGGAGATCACGTCACATTCTCTATTGATGCCAAATATCTAACAGCATTATATGAATATCTGGTTCCCATGCCATACGATGAAATGACCCGGGTAAGTGAAGATAAACTAAAAGAACAGATTATGGAAACGTATCGCCATGGCTTGGAACGAGGAGTTGATGTATTCGGCCTGCAAGAAAAACTGTACCGCAAAGACCCGAAATTGTGGCACAAGTTATCCGGTGACGGAGAAAAATTAATTCTATCCGAGGATTCTATTGAGGAACTCAATATACACCTTACGATCCCATATACAGGAAAATATAAGAGAAAAGTATAG
- a CDS encoding endospore germination permease has product MSQEKGQITIWLSFSIILLSAGLVCHVLSIPAILEEAGRDGWLSVVVAAPLFMLFLCMMFIVIRRVRGQRLTDWITREFGIIPSWIFRITAAILLLALGTHTLYETTNWTVSTYLPFTPTYVLAGVGVLVAAWSAAKGIRSIAMTSSILLPLVILLGYFVMSANMKYKDYGQLFPMMEHGFAPIMRGMIYSLAGLMEIWILMLFQHEIKSKLRWWHVLLLGIFMISMAIGPTMGAIVEFGPEEAAKQRNSPYEQWKLVNIGKLFQHVDFLSIYQWLSGSFARVAISIYLIVDLLDIRRPKKRYITILCISFVMCAFAIQWWRIDYVDYYVDHIQFPVMLAYVAIVTVLLTLAALIHKKDKEVAQHVESTQNNTNKT; this is encoded by the coding sequence ATGAGCCAGGAAAAAGGTCAAATTACGATCTGGCTATCCTTTTCCATCATTTTATTAAGTGCCGGACTGGTCTGTCACGTCTTGTCCATTCCTGCAATTCTTGAAGAGGCTGGTCGGGACGGCTGGTTGTCAGTTGTTGTAGCTGCACCGCTCTTCATGTTGTTTCTATGCATGATGTTTATCGTTATTCGGCGCGTGCGTGGACAGCGGTTGACCGATTGGATCACCCGAGAGTTTGGCATTATTCCATCGTGGATTTTTCGCATAACCGCTGCAATTTTGCTGCTTGCGTTAGGGACACATACTTTATATGAAACAACGAACTGGACGGTATCTACCTATCTACCGTTCACACCCACCTATGTGTTAGCCGGAGTCGGTGTACTCGTTGCAGCATGGTCAGCAGCTAAAGGAATCCGTTCTATTGCCATGACTTCGAGCATCCTTCTGCCACTAGTTATTCTGCTTGGCTACTTCGTCATGTCTGCCAATATGAAGTATAAAGATTATGGTCAGTTATTCCCCATGATGGAACACGGCTTCGCTCCGATTATGCGGGGTATGATCTATTCTCTTGCCGGACTAATGGAGATTTGGATTCTAATGTTATTCCAGCATGAGATCAAAAGCAAACTGCGCTGGTGGCATGTCCTGTTACTTGGAATTTTCATGATCAGTATGGCCATTGGACCTACCATGGGAGCCATTGTGGAATTTGGCCCGGAAGAGGCTGCCAAACAGCGAAACAGTCCCTATGAACAATGGAAACTTGTGAATATCGGCAAGTTGTTTCAGCACGTGGATTTTCTCTCCATATACCAATGGCTGAGCGGTTCATTCGCCCGAGTAGCCATCTCGATATATCTTATCGTGGACCTGCTGGATATCCGCAGACCGAAGAAGCGATATATCACCATTCTCTGTATCTCATTCGTTATGTGCGCTTTTGCCATCCAGTGGTGGCGCATTGATTATGTGGATTATTATGTGGACCATATCCAGTTTCCCGTCATGCTCGCTTATGTGGCAATCGTTACTGTCCTGTTAACGCTGGCCGCTCTCATTCACAAAAAGGACAAGGAGGTTGCTCAACATGTCGAATCCACCCAAAACAACACCAACAAAACCTGA